A stretch of Henckelia pumila isolate YLH828 chromosome 4, ASM3356847v2, whole genome shotgun sequence DNA encodes these proteins:
- the LOC140861556 gene encoding uncharacterized protein → MAIRKEEIIPSDKNILRNEFDADNGSSSASQYEMVLQSNSIDAWSHLIRGEGKKFKNADEFRKVLKNYAIATMRSFVYKKNDQQKVFVVCNISGCEWKIYASKYKADETFEIKKCCLQHVCEEANLRSRGHPKADSVWVANIVKDKLRGEPSYRPSAIVRDIHREYYVELKYHTTWMDKEIAMHQLYAIAVVEIENDANWEWFCLKLRGVLTMQNCVVFSQFTFFSDRHSGLVKAIPNIFAGSHHAYCLRHLVDNFRTRKYPLHNKKYWKSIFHKAAYAETESEFIVHITSIIQSIPLAEEFIKNSEHENWANCLFSGKRLGIINNNQAECWNSWVKPARYLPIVSIIDTIRLQIMNMMNKRRESSLLMVGILSPKPESILLQNYTKSRNLKVDRSTSLLFEVQDGDKSCAVDQGNWSCSCRIWKINGIPCNHACAAIESKGLSIYDFCDSCYKVESYRRVYVAVVNPIPTFDFNADLPHSNGNIIRPSDVRSQPGCRRTQRFPSQVKKRVTKCARCHKPRNNRRKCKEAI, encoded by the exons ATGGCAATCCGAAAAGAAGAAATTATTCCAAGTGACAAGAATATTCTGAG GAATGAGTTTGATGCGGATAATGGTTCTTCGAGTGCATCTCAATATGAAATGGTTCTACAAAGTAACTCCATTGATGCTTGGAGTCATTTGATTCGTGGAGAGGGGAAAAAGTTTAAAAATGCTGATGAGTTTCGAAAGGTTCTTAAAAATTATGCTATTGCTACCATGAGATCGTTCGTGTATAAGAAAAATGACCAACAAAAGGTTTTCGTTGTTTGTAATATCAGTGGTTGTGAATGGAAAATATATGCATCCAAATATAAGGCAGATGAAAcgtttgaaattaaaaaatgttgtcttcAGCACGTATGTGAAGAGGCAAATCTTCGGAGCAGAGGCCATCCAAAGGCTGATTCTGTTTGGGTGGCGAATATCGTTAAAGATAAATTGAGAGGGGAACCATCATACCGACCGTCTGCAATTGTAAGAGATATTCATAGGGAATATTACGTTGAATTGAAGTACCATACAACATGGATGGACAAAGAAATAGCAATGCATCAACTTTATG CAATTGCGGTAGTGGAGATTGAGAATGATGCTAACTGGGAATGGTTCTGTTTGAAACTGAGGGGAGTCTTGACAATGCAAAATTGTGTAGTTTTCTCACAATTCACTTTCTTTTCTGATAGACATAGTGGTCTTGTTAAGGCAATCCCCAATATATTTGCCGGTAGTCACCATGCATATTGTCTACGACACTTGGTGGATAATTTTCGTACGCGG AAGTATCCATTGCACAACAAAAAATATTGGAAATCTATATTCCACAAAGCAGCATACGCGGAAACTGAGAGTGAGTTTATTGTTCATATTACTAGTATAATCCAGTCAATACCTCTTGCAGaagaatttattaaaaattcagAACACGAAAATTGGGCAAATTGCTTATTTTCTGGAAAAAGATTGGGCATAATCAACAACAATCAAGCAGAATGTTGGAATAGTTGGGTTAAACCCGCAAGGTATTTGCCAATTGTATCCATTATTGATACCATACGGTTACAAATTATGAACATGATGAATAAAAGACGAGAGTCATCTCTCCTAATGGTTGGAATTCTATCTCCTAAGCCAGAAAGTATTTTGTTACAAAACTACACTAAATCTCGAAATTTGAAGGTTGATAGGTCTACTTCATTGCTTTTTGAAGTTCAGGATGGTGATAAAAGTTGTGCAGTGGATCAGGGAAACTGGAGTTGCTCATGTAGAATCTGGAAAATTAATGGGATCCCTTGTAACCATGCTTGTGCTGCTATTGAGTCAAAGGGTTTGTCAATATATGACTTTTGTGACTCTTGCTACAAAGTTGAAAGTTATCGGAGAGTTTATGTGGCAGTTGTCAATCCAATCCCTACATTTGATTTCAATGCTGATTTACCACATTCTAATGGCAATATAATTAGACCTTCGGATGTCCGATCGCAGCCAGGATGTAGAAGGACACAAAGATTCCCGTCTCAAGTAAAGAAACGTGTTACCAAGTGTGCACGGTGTCACAAACCAAGGAATAATCGTAGAAAATGCAAGGAAGCAATATAG
- the LOC140866141 gene encoding nicotinamidase 2-like, whose protein sequence is MDSYEKFETRKRDPDPNSVALLVIDVQNHFYSMARPVLPALNATVDICRRASVPLFFTRHCHKSPADYGMLYEWWDGDLILDGSSDSELISDLERRADDPIILKNTYSAFRGTNLEEKLLEMGVKEVIVTGVMTNLCCETTAREAFVKGFRVFFSTDATATSSAELHEATLKNMAYGFAYLVDCSRLEKAFSKS, encoded by the exons ATGGATTCGTACGAGAAATTCGAGACCCGGAAGAGGGATCCAGACCCGAATTCCGTGGCCCTGTTGGTGATCGACGTCCAGAATCATTTCTACTCCATGGCTCGCCCCGTGCTTCCCGCTCTTAACGCCACCGTCGACATCTGCCGTCGCGCCTCCGTGCCGCTCTTCTTCACGCGGCACTGCCACAAGTCTCCCGCCGACTATGGCATGCTCTACGAGTGGTGGGACGGCGACCTCATCCTCGACGGATCCTCCGACTCGGAACTTATATCTGATTTGGAACGCCGTGCGGATGACCCCATCATTTTGAAAAACACTTACAGCGCATTCAGAG GTACAAATTTGGAGGAGAAGCTTTTGGAAATGGGAGTGAAGGAGGTAATAGTGACTGGGGTTATGACCAACCTATGCTGTGAGACGACAGCTCGAGAAGCCTTTGTTAAAGGGTTCAGGGTTTTCTTTTCGACGGACGCAACAGCAACATCGTCAGCAGAGTTGCACGAGGCGACTTTGAAGAACATGGCTTATGGTTTTGCTTATTTGGTCGACTGCAGTAGGCTTGAAAAGGCATTTTCCAAATCTTAG